The Alcanivorax sediminis genome window below encodes:
- a CDS encoding DUF1289 domain-containing protein yields the protein MSVNRIRTPCIGVCSTVFGDTVCRGCRRFSHEVVDWNAYTNEQKSIVWKRLDLLLCQVVDNYFQVADATQLAEQMAFQNLRYQTQLSPQGWIPELLKAAGKQAIPYDRFGLIPLSTTQGLTPRQLYEQISVECHALSQAHYDRSYARPVRLVAELTELAAREKGLI from the coding sequence ATGTCCGTAAATCGTATCCGCACCCCCTGTATTGGCGTCTGTTCCACCGTGTTTGGCGACACGGTGTGCCGTGGCTGTCGCCGCTTCAGCCATGAAGTGGTGGACTGGAATGCCTACACCAACGAGCAGAAGAGCATTGTCTGGAAACGGCTCGATCTGCTGCTGTGTCAGGTGGTAGACAACTACTTCCAGGTGGCCGATGCGACTCAGCTGGCAGAGCAAATGGCGTTCCAGAACCTGCGTTACCAGACTCAGCTGTCTCCCCAGGGATGGATTCCGGAGCTGCTCAAGGCCGCCGGCAAGCAGGCTATCCCCTACGATCGCTTCGGATTGATCCCGCTCTCTACCACCCAGGGCCTGACCCCGCGTCAACTCTACGAGCAAATCAGTGTCGAGTGCCATGCGCTCTCCCAGGCCCACTATGACCGCTCCTATGCTCGCCCGGTAAGGCTCGTTGCCGAACTCACCGAGTTGGCGGCACGGGAAAAAGGGCTGATCTAG
- a CDS encoding DUF2846 domain-containing protein, with protein MRLVVWLALLSLMLSGCSGVGMGIPSTPGAFLDAPGGKTFDPIESLDPRNSMVYIYRPITRWGYEEVQAPVFFLDSTQLFGLKAGAYSWLELPAGTHEFYARRPLSVLYLKMVFDMDLKIEGGKDYYFRYSELSPLDLTEIVANPEEYQQSGPLQQVPKAIALREIADLRLDEPGVYYADRMNKEPRWAPFYTYSVE; from the coding sequence ATGCGATTGGTTGTGTGGCTGGCATTGCTCAGCCTGATGCTGTCCGGGTGTTCCGGAGTAGGGATGGGTATTCCTTCTACGCCTGGGGCCTTTCTGGATGCGCCTGGTGGCAAGACCTTCGATCCGATTGAGTCCCTGGATCCTCGTAACTCCATGGTTTACATCTACCGGCCGATTACCCGTTGGGGGTATGAAGAAGTGCAGGCGCCGGTATTTTTCCTGGATTCTACCCAGCTGTTCGGCCTCAAGGCCGGTGCCTACAGCTGGCTGGAGCTGCCTGCCGGCACCCATGAATTCTATGCCCGTCGTCCCCTGAGTGTGCTTTACCTGAAGATGGTGTTCGACATGGACCTCAAGATTGAGGGTGGCAAGGACTATTACTTCCGCTACTCCGAACTGAGCCCGCTGGATCTGACCGAGATCGTGGCCAACCCGGAAGAGTACCAGCAGTCTGGTCCGCTCCAGCAAGTGCCTAAAGCGATTGCCTTGCGCGAAATCGCCGACCTGCGTCTGGATGAGCCAGGTGTCTACTATGCCGACCGGATGAACAAGGAGCCTCGCTGGGCCCCGTTCTATACGTATTCGGTTGAATAA
- a CDS encoding acyl-CoA thioesterase, which translates to MLELISAARRRKRPPTHQLFDVVTLEFRVGLLDIDLNMHLNNAKYLKFMDRSRLEHAVVTGSLNRMIEARCNVVVANTEIAYIRELRPYQQFQVHTRILGWDDKYVYYDQRFESQRKLHTHALVRVVNVHGGKSISPQSAQDITGMHLNSPPLPEYVEQWKRLLQSKKRLTETD; encoded by the coding sequence ATGCTTGAACTGATCAGCGCGGCGCGCAGACGTAAACGCCCGCCTACACACCAGCTATTTGATGTGGTCACTCTGGAATTTAGAGTAGGCCTGCTGGATATCGACCTGAACATGCATCTGAACAATGCCAAGTATCTCAAGTTCATGGATCGAAGCCGACTGGAACACGCCGTTGTTACCGGCAGCCTCAATCGCATGATTGAAGCGCGCTGCAACGTGGTCGTAGCCAACACCGAAATTGCCTACATCCGTGAACTGCGCCCCTACCAGCAATTCCAGGTACACACCCGCATCCTTGGCTGGGATGACAAGTACGTCTACTACGATCAGCGCTTTGAATCCCAGCGCAAGCTGCATACCCATGCCCTGGTGCGCGTGGTCAACGTCCACGGCGGCAAGTCCATCAGCCCGCAGTCGGCCCAGGACATCACGGGTATGCACCTGAACTCTCCGCCGCTGCCAGAGTATGTGGAACAGTGGAAACGATTGCTGCAGTCGAAGAAGCGGTTGACGGAAACGGACTGA
- the egtD gene encoding L-histidine N(alpha)-methyltransferase, with the protein MKQAMPVNEQQLGPNLTFYDLHPPATDMLEEVTRSLTAPRPHLHPKYFYDEAGSRLFDAITTTEEYYPTRTEAALLARYSSEIQAQLGHANTIAEPGAGSCQKVRLLLERWSPERYMPLEISRDCLLQSTRQLSRDFPEVQIDAVCADYCQALSLPADNLPGGRVVFFPGSTIGNFDPAERSAFLRGLHHLAGPGGALLIGADLQKEASRLNAAYNDAQGLTAAFNLNALHHLNNALGCQFDVNNMRHVAFYNETAQRIEMHLECLCDQELHLGHHQITLKGGTRIHTENSYKFTVEGFTRELMDAGFRPRGCWTDSDDLFSLHLASTD; encoded by the coding sequence ATGAAACAGGCAATGCCGGTCAATGAGCAGCAACTGGGCCCCAATCTGACCTTTTACGACCTGCACCCTCCCGCCACCGATATGCTGGAGGAGGTCACCCGTTCACTGACGGCCCCACGCCCTCACTTGCACCCCAAATACTTCTACGATGAGGCCGGTTCGCGCCTGTTCGATGCCATCACCACCACCGAGGAGTACTACCCCACCCGCACCGAAGCCGCCTTGCTGGCCCGCTACAGTAGCGAGATTCAGGCTCAGCTGGGGCACGCGAACACGATAGCCGAGCCGGGTGCCGGCAGCTGCCAGAAAGTGCGTTTACTGCTTGAGCGCTGGTCCCCGGAGCGCTATATGCCGCTGGAGATTTCCCGGGACTGTCTGCTGCAGTCCACACGCCAGCTGTCGCGGGATTTCCCAGAGGTACAGATCGATGCGGTCTGCGCCGACTACTGCCAGGCCCTGTCACTACCTGCAGACAACCTGCCGGGAGGAAGGGTGGTGTTCTTCCCCGGCTCCACTATCGGAAATTTCGACCCCGCCGAGCGCTCTGCATTCTTGCGTGGACTGCATCATCTGGCGGGGCCCGGAGGAGCACTGCTGATTGGCGCTGATCTGCAGAAGGAGGCTTCCCGACTCAACGCGGCCTACAACGATGCCCAGGGCCTCACCGCCGCCTTCAACCTGAATGCGCTACATCATCTGAATAACGCACTGGGCTGCCAGTTCGATGTGAACAACATGCGCCATGTGGCGTTCTATAACGAGACGGCGCAGCGCATTGAAATGCACCTGGAATGCCTGTGTGATCAGGAATTACACCTTGGCCATCATCAGATCACTCTCAAAGGAGGCACCCGCATCCACACCGAGAATTCCTACAAATTCACCGTGGAAGGCTTTACCCGGGAGTTGATGGACGCCGGCTTTCGCCCCAGAGGCTGCTGGACAGATTCCGACGACCTTTTCAGCTTGCATCTGGCCTCGACTGACTAA
- the egtB gene encoding ergothioneine biosynthesis protein EgtB: MPETVRQEKTFTLGRTYTRVRQFSEQLCAPLLPEDMGLQACPDVSPPRWHLAHTTWFFETFLLIPHLPGYLPPNPAFEYLFNSYYNGIGEQYPRPQRHLLSRPTNQEVIRWRHHVDLAMGQLIEARPDLEALVTLGLNHEQQHQELLLTDLKYSLSFNPLAPAIAQALPAQGEPAPALTFQDFAGGKVAHGATPEDGFCFDNEQPRHPIWLSPYRLANRPVSNGEFRDFINDGGYRRPELWLSDGWAWVQQHQIHRPLYWQGDLLNHWTLAGVQPISPGQILAHVNYYEADAYARWAGYRLPTEQEWEHAARQSQAEGSFADHARYQPGMATSAPLSHMLGDVWEWTASAYLPYPGFQTAAGAVGEYNGKFMCNQMVLRGGSCATSRDHIRASYRNFFYPHHRWQFSGIRLAADN; encoded by the coding sequence TTGCCAGAGACCGTCCGACAGGAAAAGACATTCACGCTGGGGCGCACCTACACACGAGTACGCCAGTTCAGCGAGCAACTATGTGCCCCGCTCTTGCCGGAAGACATGGGCCTCCAGGCCTGTCCCGACGTGAGCCCGCCACGCTGGCATCTGGCCCATACCACCTGGTTCTTCGAGACGTTTCTGCTGATCCCGCACCTGCCCGGCTACCTCCCTCCCAATCCGGCTTTCGAGTACCTGTTCAACAGCTACTACAACGGCATCGGAGAGCAATACCCTCGTCCGCAGCGCCACCTGCTGTCGCGCCCCACCAATCAGGAAGTCATCCGCTGGCGGCATCATGTGGATCTGGCCATGGGGCAACTGATCGAGGCACGCCCTGATCTGGAAGCACTGGTCACCCTGGGCCTGAACCATGAACAGCAGCATCAGGAACTGCTGCTGACGGATCTGAAATACAGCCTCTCATTCAATCCACTGGCCCCGGCGATTGCGCAGGCACTTCCCGCCCAGGGTGAGCCGGCGCCCGCCCTCACCTTTCAGGACTTCGCTGGCGGCAAAGTTGCACACGGCGCCACCCCGGAGGACGGCTTTTGCTTCGATAATGAGCAGCCACGTCACCCCATCTGGTTAAGCCCCTACCGGCTGGCCAACCGTCCTGTCAGTAATGGGGAGTTTCGGGATTTCATCAACGACGGCGGCTACCGCCGACCTGAGCTGTGGTTATCCGATGGCTGGGCCTGGGTACAGCAGCACCAGATCCACCGACCGCTTTACTGGCAAGGTGACCTGCTTAACCACTGGACATTGGCAGGTGTTCAACCGATCAGCCCCGGCCAGATTCTCGCCCATGTGAATTACTACGAAGCCGATGCCTATGCCCGCTGGGCCGGCTACCGCCTGCCCACAGAACAGGAATGGGAACATGCCGCCAGACAAAGCCAGGCAGAGGGCAGCTTTGCAGACCATGCCCGCTATCAGCCCGGCATGGCGACCAGCGCGCCCCTCAGCCACATGCTCGGTGACGTCTGGGAATGGACCGCCAGCGCCTACCTGCCCTACCCGGGTTTTCAGACAGCAGCAGGGGCGGTCGGTGAATACAACGGCAAGTTCATGTGCAACCAGATGGTATTGCGTGGCGGCTCCTGTGCCACCAGCCGGGATCATATCCGGGCCAGTTACCGTAACTTTTTCTACCCGCACCATCGCTGGCAGTTCAGCGGTATCCGGCTGGCAGCCGACAACTAG
- a CDS encoding 3-hydroxyacyl-CoA dehydrogenase: protein MNITDKVAVITGGASGLGHATAQAIVAKGGKVMILDLNEEQGVQVAADLGDNAAFIKTDVTDEASVQAAIAATLDKFGAVHVAVNCAGVGSAMKTVGRENKPHDLGVFSKVVQINLIGTFNVTRLAAAAMAENEPGEDNERGLIVNTASVAAFDGQVGQVAYSATKGAVVGMTLPIARDLAPLGIRCNTIAPGIFNTPLMNAAPDKVKQPLIEMTQFPKRLGHPEEYGQLVCHMIENKFLNGETIRIDGGIRMQPR from the coding sequence ATGAACATTACCGATAAAGTTGCTGTTATCACCGGTGGCGCATCCGGTCTCGGTCACGCCACTGCCCAGGCTATCGTTGCAAAGGGTGGCAAAGTGATGATCCTGGACCTGAATGAAGAGCAGGGTGTGCAGGTTGCTGCGGACCTGGGCGACAACGCGGCATTCATCAAGACCGACGTGACCGACGAAGCCTCTGTACAAGCGGCCATTGCAGCCACCCTGGACAAGTTCGGTGCTGTCCATGTCGCCGTTAACTGCGCTGGCGTAGGCTCTGCCATGAAGACCGTTGGCCGTGAAAACAAGCCTCACGACCTGGGTGTGTTCAGCAAGGTGGTACAGATCAACCTGATCGGTACCTTCAACGTGACCCGTCTGGCGGCGGCGGCCATGGCCGAGAACGAGCCGGGCGAAGACAACGAGCGTGGTCTGATTGTGAACACTGCTTCCGTTGCGGCTTTCGACGGTCAGGTGGGTCAGGTTGCCTACTCTGCCACCAAAGGTGCAGTGGTCGGCATGACTCTGCCGATCGCCCGTGATCTGGCTCCGCTGGGCATCCGTTGCAACACCATCGCCCCGGGTATCTTCAATACCCCGCTGATGAACGCTGCTCCGGACAAGGTGAAGCAGCCGCTGATCGAAATGACCCAGTTCCCCAAGCGTCTGGGGCACCCGGAAGAATACGGTCAGCTGGTTTGCCACATGATCGAGAACAAGTTCCTCAACGGCGAAACCATCCGTATCGATGGCGGTATCCGTATGCAGCCGCGTTAA
- the ppnN gene encoding nucleotide 5'-monophosphate nucleosidase PpnN, which translates to MTKTVSTIVAPEGSLEVLSQHEVERLRDTSSSGLHDLFRRCALAVLNCGTPTDDSREVLETYRSFEIEVIQEDRGLRLKLENAPAGAFVDGRMIRGIREHLSAVLRDIVYVSNEIQNNDSFDLNNSQGITNAVFHILRNAGALKSGSTPNMVVCWGGHSISREEYDYSKSVGYQLGLRHKDICTGCGPGAMKGPMKGAHVAHAKQRFDGGRYLGISEPGIIAAEAPNPIVNELVIMPDIEKRLEAFLRVGHGIIVFPGGVGTTEEILYLLGVLMHPDNADMPLPVVLTGPASSAPYFEQVDAFIRATLGDKAADRYQIIIDDPSAVATAMCHGIDRLTLFRRDNDDAFYFNWRLTVPLEFQQPFIPTHEAMAGLNLGNDQPVHELAANLRRAFSGIVAGNVKEQGIHAIEQYGPYQLHAPGELMTRLDHLLNAFVAQHRMKLPGTHYEPCYELMG; encoded by the coding sequence ATGACCAAGACGGTATCAACAATTGTTGCCCCCGAGGGCAGCCTGGAAGTACTCAGCCAGCACGAAGTGGAGCGCCTGCGGGATACCTCCAGCAGCGGCCTCCATGATCTTTTCCGGCGCTGTGCGCTGGCGGTACTGAACTGCGGCACGCCCACCGATGACAGCCGCGAAGTACTGGAGACCTACCGGAGTTTCGAGATCGAGGTCATCCAGGAGGACCGCGGCCTGCGGCTCAAACTGGAGAACGCCCCTGCCGGTGCCTTTGTGGACGGACGCATGATTCGCGGTATCCGTGAACACCTGTCAGCGGTACTGCGCGATATTGTCTATGTATCCAACGAGATCCAGAACAACGACAGCTTCGATCTCAACAACAGCCAGGGCATCACCAATGCGGTGTTCCATATCCTGCGTAACGCAGGCGCCCTGAAATCCGGCTCCACCCCCAACATGGTGGTGTGCTGGGGGGGCCACAGCATTTCCCGTGAAGAATACGACTACAGCAAGAGCGTGGGGTATCAGCTCGGGCTGCGTCACAAGGACATTTGCACCGGCTGCGGACCCGGTGCCATGAAGGGCCCCATGAAAGGCGCCCATGTAGCCCATGCCAAACAGCGTTTCGACGGCGGCCGTTATTTGGGGATCTCTGAGCCTGGCATCATTGCCGCCGAGGCTCCCAACCCGATTGTGAACGAGCTGGTGATCATGCCAGACATCGAAAAACGGCTGGAAGCGTTTTTGCGGGTGGGCCACGGCATCATCGTGTTCCCCGGCGGCGTGGGTACCACGGAAGAAATTCTCTATCTGCTGGGCGTACTGATGCACCCGGACAATGCCGATATGCCGTTACCGGTGGTATTGACCGGCCCGGCCAGCAGTGCCCCCTACTTCGAGCAGGTGGACGCCTTTATCCGCGCCACGCTGGGAGACAAGGCCGCTGACCGCTACCAGATCATCATCGACGATCCCAGCGCTGTGGCCACGGCCATGTGCCATGGCATCGACCGGCTCACCCTGTTCCGCCGCGATAATGACGATGCGTTCTATTTCAACTGGCGCCTGACCGTGCCGCTGGAATTCCAGCAGCCGTTCATACCGACCCACGAAGCCATGGCCGGTCTCAATCTGGGCAATGATCAGCCGGTACACGAGCTGGCCGCCAACCTGCGCAGAGCCTTCTCCGGTATCGTTGCGGGCAACGTGAAAGAACAAGGCATCCACGCCATTGAACAGTATGGGCCTTACCAGCTTCATGCCCCCGGCGAGCTAATGACCCGACTGGACCACCTGCTCAACGCCTTCGTCGCGCAGCACCGCATGAAGTTGCCGGGAACCCACTACGAACCCTGTTATGAGTTGATGGGGTGA
- the dinB gene encoding DNA polymerase IV, whose product MTLSPPTRKIIHVDCDCFYAAVEARDDSSLRGRPVAVGGDPHRRGVIATCNYPARHFGVHSAMASSTALRLCPDLVIVPPNFDKYRKVSAQIHEIFKRYTALIEPLSLDEAYLDVSQSEQFENSATRIAEAIRAEVRQHIGITVSAGVAPNKFLAKVASDWRKPDGLFVITPAQVDDFVASLPVKKISGVGRVTAEKMASLNLHTCGDLQGLSRLELAQAFGSFGERLYHLSRGEDNRPVQTGRRRKSVSVERTYDSDQPTLKEWLRELDSLLDKLKERFARLDQNYLISGLTAKVKYQDFVSLSCDMAGTDLDRAHFETLLEQLWERRQGPARLLGIGARLRDMKAPQQPDLFPEEWDRALRQRRGKT is encoded by the coding sequence ATGACCCTGAGCCCACCCACCCGCAAGATCATCCATGTGGACTGCGACTGCTTCTATGCAGCCGTTGAGGCCCGTGATGACTCATCCTTGCGTGGCAGGCCAGTGGCCGTAGGGGGCGATCCTCATCGCCGGGGCGTGATTGCTACCTGCAATTATCCGGCGCGGCACTTCGGCGTACATTCCGCCATGGCATCCTCCACGGCGCTGCGGCTGTGCCCGGACCTGGTTATCGTGCCACCCAATTTCGACAAGTACCGTAAAGTGTCTGCCCAGATCCACGAAATCTTCAAACGTTATACCGCGCTCATTGAACCACTGTCACTGGACGAAGCGTATCTGGATGTCTCCCAGAGTGAACAGTTCGAGAATAGCGCAACACGCATTGCCGAAGCGATCCGCGCGGAAGTCCGCCAGCACATAGGCATTACCGTGTCCGCCGGTGTGGCCCCCAACAAGTTTCTCGCCAAGGTGGCCAGCGACTGGCGCAAACCTGATGGCCTGTTCGTGATCACCCCCGCCCAGGTGGATGACTTTGTGGCCAGCCTGCCGGTCAAAAAGATTTCCGGTGTGGGGCGTGTCACCGCAGAAAAGATGGCCAGCCTGAACCTGCACACCTGTGGAGACCTGCAAGGTTTGAGCCGGCTGGAGCTGGCGCAGGCCTTCGGCAGCTTCGGTGAGCGGCTTTACCATCTCAGCCGGGGCGAAGATAACCGTCCGGTACAGACCGGCCGACGGCGCAAGTCCGTGTCGGTGGAGCGTACCTATGACAGTGACCAGCCAACCCTGAAGGAATGGCTGCGGGAACTGGACAGCCTGCTGGACAAGCTCAAGGAACGGTTTGCGAGGCTGGATCAGAACTACCTGATCAGTGGGCTCACCGCCAAGGTGAAGTATCAGGACTTCGTCAGCCTGAGTTGCGACATGGCCGGCACGGACCTGGACCGGGCGCACTTTGAAACACTACTGGAGCAACTGTGGGAACGCCGTCAGGGGCCGGCCAGATTACTCGGGATTGGCGCCAGACTGCGGGATATGAAGGCCCCACAGCAGCCGGATCTGTTTCCTGAGGAATGGGACAGGGCGCTGCGCCAGCGGCGGGGCAAGACCTAG